The Aureitalea marina genome includes a window with the following:
- a CDS encoding DinB family protein, with the protein MSSKIDELIAQYHSLHNGQPWMGRSFHATWLQINEEVSFSKPIQGAPSIAQLVDHLTFWRKQALDKIAHGQFEAGDNDPDNWKTNTQLKVEGWNAIRLRYASVLKDYLGQLSQRDDSFLERTYQDPDFKKDLTYAELLQGVLHHDIYHLGQIRLILSALSGE; encoded by the coding sequence ATGAGCAGTAAGATCGATGAGCTGATAGCACAATATCATTCCTTACACAACGGCCAACCATGGATGGGAAGAAGTTTTCATGCCACCTGGTTACAAATAAACGAGGAAGTTTCCTTTTCCAAGCCAATACAAGGAGCACCATCCATTGCCCAATTAGTGGATCATTTGACGTTTTGGCGTAAACAAGCCTTGGACAAGATCGCCCATGGACAATTTGAAGCAGGAGATAATGATCCGGATAATTGGAAAACGAACACTCAGTTAAAAGTGGAGGGTTGGAATGCTATCAGATTGAGATACGCATCTGTTTTGAAGGACTATCTGGGACAACTGTCACAACGGGATGATTCTTTCCTTGAAAGGACGTATCAAGATCCTGATTTCAAAAAAGACTTGACCTACGCCGAGTTGCTTCAGGGGGTCTTGCATCACGATATCTATCACTTGGGTCAGATCAGATTGATTTTGTCTGCTTTGAGCGGTGAATAA
- a CDS encoding ABC transporter permease yields MFGLFRENVRIALDSIRSQLLRTILTIVIMGIGIWALVGILSAVKALENTISSDFASMGANTFNIQRYDFNVQRGGSGEREKINPVISYDNIREFQERYEFPYARTSVSFRGTSRAEIKYESEKTDPDIQVYGVNEHYIENTGSEVTRGREINLFDVQNNNKVCVLGSDFESGLFEGANPVGKTISIRGVKFKVIGILKSKGSTFGNNQDLKVLIPIQVARSLFTQPNINYTISIKVDDKEMMAGAQDDAIVTFRNVRKLSPVEENNFGLERSDDLINRIGSITEYLEWAAWIISIITILGSSIALMNIMLVSVTERTREIGVRKALGAKRSTISTQFFIETIVIGQFGSILGIILGVATGIIFASIFSFKFSLPIGAMIWATIITFLVAIIAGSYPARKAAKLDPIESLRYE; encoded by the coding sequence ATGTTTGGCCTTTTTCGCGAAAACGTCCGTATAGCCCTCGATTCTATTCGAAGTCAGTTACTTCGGACCATTCTGACCATTGTGATCATGGGAATTGGAATTTGGGCCCTGGTCGGAATCCTCTCGGCCGTGAAAGCGCTGGAAAACACTATTTCCAGCGACTTTGCCTCCATGGGGGCAAATACCTTCAATATTCAACGTTACGATTTCAATGTGCAAAGAGGGGGTTCCGGAGAACGGGAAAAGATCAACCCGGTCATTTCTTATGATAACATCAGGGAATTCCAGGAGCGATACGAATTTCCTTATGCCAGAACTTCGGTGTCCTTCCGCGGTACCAGTCGGGCAGAGATCAAATACGAGAGCGAGAAGACCGACCCTGACATCCAAGTCTATGGGGTCAATGAGCATTATATTGAAAACACCGGTTCGGAGGTAACTCGAGGAAGGGAAATCAATTTGTTCGATGTACAGAACAATAATAAGGTATGTGTTCTGGGTTCAGATTTTGAAAGCGGGCTGTTTGAAGGAGCTAACCCTGTAGGCAAGACCATTAGTATCCGTGGGGTAAAATTCAAGGTGATCGGAATCTTGAAATCCAAGGGCTCAACCTTTGGAAATAACCAAGATCTAAAGGTTTTAATCCCGATCCAGGTAGCAAGGAGCTTATTTACACAACCCAATATCAACTACACCATTTCCATCAAGGTAGATGATAAAGAAATGATGGCAGGTGCCCAGGATGATGCCATTGTCACTTTCCGGAATGTCCGAAAATTAAGTCCCGTAGAGGAAAACAATTTTGGATTGGAGCGCAGCGACGACCTGATCAACCGGATTGGCAGCATTACCGAATATCTGGAATGGGCCGCCTGGATCATTAGCATTATCACCATTTTGGGATCTTCCATTGCCCTAATGAATATTATGTTGGTCTCAGTAACCGAGCGGACTCGGGAAATTGGGGTAAGAAAAGCTTTGGGAGCCAAGCGCTCGACCATTTCTACACAGTTCTTTATTGAAACAATAGTGATCGGTCAGTTTGGAAGTATACTGGGGATTATTCTAGGAGTAGCAACAGGGATCATCTTTGCATCCATATTCAGCTTTAAATTCTCCTTACCGATTGGAGCCATGATTTGGGCTACCATTATCACCTTCCTTGTGGCTATCATAGCCGGCTCATATCCAGCGCGGAAAGCAGCAAAGCTAGACCCTATCGAGAGTCTTCGATACGAATAA
- a CDS encoding DUF6495 family protein, with protein MKYTRLTKEQLEELHMEFSRFLAAQSITAQEWEAIKRDKPEVAEQELDVFSDLVWEGVLKAAKFLEHRSNGQLFLFELDTSEIHLIAIRVTNPSVDLTTSTGLDWLGQNLGKEEVQVYRSTKTYGEDPHADVFDLIQKGAVLTSGELYKQLKGIL; from the coding sequence ATGAAATACACCCGTCTCACTAAAGAACAATTGGAAGAACTGCATATGGAGTTCAGTCGGTTCCTGGCTGCTCAGTCCATCACTGCCCAGGAGTGGGAAGCCATTAAGCGGGACAAGCCCGAAGTGGCCGAGCAGGAACTGGACGTTTTTTCTGACCTGGTATGGGAAGGGGTGCTGAAGGCCGCCAAATTTCTGGAACATCGTTCCAATGGACAATTGTTCTTATTTGAACTGGACACCAGTGAAATCCACTTGATCGCGATTAGAGTAACTAATCCGTCGGTAGATCTAACAACCAGTACTGGACTTGACTGGTTGGGTCAAAATCTGGGCAAAGAGGAGGTGCAGGTTTACAGGTCGACTAAGACCTACGGTGAGGACCCGCATGCCGATGTCTTTGATCTTATCCAAAAAGGAGCTGTTCTCACCTCAGGAGAACTATACAAACAGCTAAAGGGAATACTATAA
- the rplI gene encoding 50S ribosomal protein L9, which yields MELILKKDVENLGFADDLVKVKSGYGRNYLIPQGFAVLATPSAKKVLAETLKQRAHKEEKIINDAKAQAEQLAGIEVKIAAKVGEGDKLFGSVTNMDVADALEKAGMSIDKKFISIAGGSIKRLGTYEAKIRFHRDVIAAWSFDVVAEAKK from the coding sequence ATGGAACTAATATTAAAGAAAGACGTAGAGAATCTTGGCTTTGCCGACGACCTGGTAAAAGTGAAGAGTGGATATGGACGCAACTACCTGATCCCTCAAGGATTTGCCGTTTTGGCAACCCCTTCTGCTAAAAAGGTACTTGCAGAGACCCTGAAGCAAAGGGCTCATAAAGAAGAGAAGATCATTAACGATGCTAAAGCTCAAGCCGAGCAATTGGCCGGGATCGAAGTAAAGATCGCAGCCAAAGTAGGTGAGGGTGACAAGCTTTTTGGTTCGGTAACCAATATGGATGTTGCGGATGCCCTGGAGAAAGCTGGTATGAGCATCGATAAGAAATTTATTAGCATTGCAGGTGGATCCATCAAACGACTGGGCACCTATGAAGCAAAAATCCGATTTCATCGGGATGTTATCGCAGCATGGTCATTTGACGTAGTTGCGGAAGCCAAGAAATAG
- the rpsR gene encoding 30S ribosomal protein S18, translated as MASIEQQAKGKKDGDIRYLTPLNIETAKAKKYCRFKKSGIKYIDYKDADFLSKFVNEQGKLLPRRLTGTSLKYQRKVAVAVKRARHLALMPYVTDLYK; from the coding sequence ATGGCCTCAATTGAACAACAAGCTAAAGGAAAGAAAGACGGGGATATTCGTTATCTAACCCCGTTGAACATTGAGACTGCTAAAGCGAAGAAATACTGTCGTTTTAAGAAGTCCGGAATCAAATACATCGACTACAAGGATGCCGATTTCCTGTCTAAGTTCGTAAACGAACAAGGAAAACTACTTCCTCGTCGTCTAACTGGTACCTCTTTGAAGTATCAGCGTAAGGTAGCCGTGGCTGTGAAGCGTGCCCGTCACCTGGCCCTGATGCCATACGTAACCGATTTGTACAAATAA
- the rpsF gene encoding 30S ribosomal protein S6 yields MNHYETVFILNPVLSDEQIKETVKKFEDLLVTRGAKMISKEDWGLKKLAYPIQNKKSGFYHLFEYTVEGDAINRLELTFRRDERVMRYLTVKLDKYAIEWAEKRRKRNKQNA; encoded by the coding sequence ATGAATCATTATGAAACTGTTTTCATCTTGAATCCCGTTTTATCTGATGAGCAGATAAAGGAAACAGTTAAGAAGTTCGAGGACCTGTTGGTCACTCGTGGAGCCAAGATGATTTCCAAGGAGGATTGGGGGCTGAAAAAGCTTGCTTATCCCATCCAAAACAAAAAGAGTGGTTTCTACCACCTTTTCGAGTACACCGTGGAAGGTGATGCCATTAACCGACTGGAACTGACCTTCCGTCGTGACGAGCGCGTGATGCGTTATCTGACTGTCAAGTTAGACAAGTATGCCATCGAATGGGCAGAGAAGAGAAGAAAACGTAACAAACAAAACGCTTAA
- a CDS encoding LytR/AlgR family response regulator transcription factor, whose product MEKPILKCAIVDDSTLQRLSIVKLIENHPSLDLVAEYNNAIEAKLGLANNEIDLVFLDIEMPILSGFDLLDDLTHKPQIIFVTGKTKYAFKAFDYDAVDYLRKPISKERFLNAVHKAITNYKLKHDDGFDDEDFIFVKSNLKKRKVFLNELLYIEALGDYVKLVTEHDSLVVLSTMKAFEALLPSDRFLRIHKSYIVNLDKVQRYNSKVIELETTQLPLSRNRKADLVEALASSMRN is encoded by the coding sequence TTGGAGAAACCTATACTCAAATGTGCTATTGTAGATGATTCTACTTTGCAGCGTCTCTCTATAGTAAAGCTGATCGAAAATCATCCCTCGCTCGACCTGGTGGCGGAATACAACAATGCCATCGAAGCCAAATTGGGGTTGGCGAACAATGAGATCGATCTTGTCTTTCTCGATATTGAGATGCCCATCCTATCTGGTTTTGACCTGTTGGATGATCTGACCCATAAACCACAGATCATCTTTGTAACAGGCAAGACCAAGTATGCCTTTAAAGCATTTGACTACGATGCAGTGGATTATCTGCGAAAGCCAATTTCCAAGGAACGTTTCCTGAATGCCGTACACAAGGCGATCACCAATTACAAACTGAAGCACGACGATGGTTTTGACGATGAAGACTTCATCTTTGTCAAAAGCAATCTGAAAAAGCGGAAGGTATTCCTGAATGAGCTCTTGTATATAGAAGCCCTGGGAGACTATGTAAAGTTGGTTACCGAACACGACTCTCTGGTTGTCCTTTCCACCATGAAAGCCTTTGAAGCCCTGCTCCCATCGGATCGCTTCCTTCGTATTCATAAGTCCTACATTGTAAACCTGGACAAGGTACAACGCTACAACTCCAAGGTGATCGAACTGGAAACCACTCAACTACCCCTAAGCCGCAATCGCAAGGCCGACCTGGTCGAGGCACTGGCCTCCTCCATGAGGAATTAA